From a region of the Mercurialis annua linkage group LG1-X, ddMerAnnu1.2, whole genome shotgun sequence genome:
- the LOC126664496 gene encoding wound-induced protein 1, whose protein sequence is MSEIDIEIQIKIPLQEFLKNTNEKEIKNKAIINAFYKELAQLRMRAVAKLLATDLEYWFHGPPHCQHMMRVLTGQAHRSEFRFEPRSVEVIGDCVIAEGWEGAQAYWVHVWTLKNGVITQFREYFNTWLTIEDISPEHRWEIGQGSTHTLWQSHPRDLYNRSLPGLLLAI, encoded by the coding sequence ATGTCAGAAATTGACATAgaaattcaaatcaaaattcCTCTCCAAGAATTTCTTAAAAAcacaaatgaaaaagaaatcaAGAACAAAGCCATTATTAATGCTTTTTACAAAGAATTGGCCCAACTTCGAATGCGAGCAGTGGCTAAACTCCTGGCAACTGACTTAGAATATTGGTTCCACGGTCCGCCCCACTGCCAGCACATGATGAGGGTGCTGACCGGACAGGCGCACCGGAGCGAGTTCCGCTTCGAGCCGAGAAGCGTCGAAGTGATCGGTGATTGTGTGATTGCTGAAGGGTGGGAAGGTGCACAAGCTTATTGGGTTCATGTTTGGACATTGAAAAATGGAGTTATTACACAATTTAGAGAGTATTTTAATACATGGTTAACTATTGAGGATATTAGTCCGGAACATCGTTGGGAAATTGGACAGGGGAGTACACACACTTTGTGGCAGAGTCACCCTAGAGATCTTTATAATCGCTCGTTGCCCGGTCTTTTACTCGCTATCTAG
- the LOC126665993 gene encoding uncharacterized protein LOC126665993, which yields MVSNSNGGVADFKGDYAVNVTGNGLKDFNSHAAALDISTSRKALLRSGSSSGGIEKQNKSKIYPSRLSILRLSSDGSIPSPTAKFRKIAEDRDEISRSVPSSSSQGFRERFSGIIAQKLDWEYLWKTGRNWIKNPFNMALFLWITCVAVSGAILFLVMTGMLNHALPKKSQRDVWFEVNNQILNALFTLMCLYQHPKRFHHLVLLCRWSPKDISKLRNIYCKNGTYKPHEWAHMMVVVVLLHLNCFAQYALCGLNLGYRRPERPVVGVAICLSVAIAAPALAGIYSIVSPLGKDYNSELDEEAQDTITPLSNDINHLRRTSLEKRFSFALRNDERIIEHAPFWKGGLFDIWDNIAIAYLSLFCSFCVFGWNMERLGFGNMYVHIATFLLLCIAPFWIFNLAAINIDNETVRQALGLTGIVLCLFGLLYGGFWRIQMRKRFKLPENNACCGKPAIGDCCQWLFCCWCSLAQEVRTADFYDIVENKFCQKQSAESNRPSISPLPHDAVQFIYNQTSPLQSSISLPILSADNFMEPPVLSSIQREEVTNRTI from the coding sequence ATGGTGTCAAATAGCAATGGAGGCGTAGCAGATTTTAAGGGAGATTATGCCGTAAATGTGACTGGAAAtggtttaaaagattttaatAGCCATGCTGCTGCTCTTGACATTTCAACTTCTCGAAAGGCTCTGCTGCGTAGTGGCAGTAGCAGTGGTGGTATAGAGAAACAGAATAAGTCGAAAATTTATCCTAGTAGACTAAGTATTTTGAGGCTCAGTTCTGATGGCAGTATACCTTCTCCAACGGCTAAATTCCGGAAGATTGCAGAGGACAGAGATGAGATATCAAGGTCTGTACCTTCTTCCAGTAGCCAAGGATTCCGAGAACGCTTCAGTGGAATTATAGCTCAGAAACTTGATTGGGAGTATTTATGGAAAACTGGCAGAAATTGGATCAAGAATCCCTTCAACATGGCGTTATTTTTATGGATTACTTGTGTTGCAGTCTCGGGAGCAATCCTTTTTCTAGTAATGACCGGAATGTTAAACCATGCACTGCCAAAGAAATCACAGAGAGATGTTTGGTTTGAAGTGAATAATCAAATCCTCAATGCTCTGTTTACACTAATGTGCCTATACCAACACCCAAAACGCTTCCATCACCTTGTGCTTCTCTGTAGATGGAGCCCAAAGGACATATCGAAACTCAGAAATATATACTGCAAAAACGGCACTTATAAGCCGCATGAATGGGCTCATATGATGGTGGTGGTTGTTCTACTTCATTTAAATTGCTTTGCTCAGTATGCTCTATGCGGCCTTAATTTGGGATACAGAAGACCAGAACGACCTGTCGTAGGTGTTGCCATCTGCCTTTCTGTTGCGATTGCTGCTCCAGCACTAGCAGGTATCTATTCTATTGTTAGCCCCCTTGGGAAGGACTATAACTCTGAACTTGACGAAGAAGCGCAAGATACTATAACCCCCCTCTCCAACGACATTAATCATCTTCGTCGTACTTCTTTGGAGAAGAGATTCTCATTTGCATTAAGAAATGACGAGAGGATCATTGAGCATGCGCCATTTTGGAAAGGGGGATTATTCGACATTTGGGATAATATTGCTATAGCGTATCTTTCGCTTTTCTGCAGTTTTTGTGTGTTTGGATGGAACATGGAGAGACTCGGATTCGGCAATATGTATGTCCATATCGCCACTTTCCTCTTATTATGCATTGCCCCTTTTTGGATATTCAACTTGGCTGCCATTAACATTGACAATGAGACTGTCAGACAGGCTCTAGGACTAACCGGTATAGTTCTCTGTTTGTTCGGTTTACTCTATGGTGGATTCTGGAGGATCCAAATGCGAAAAAGATTCAAGTTGCCTGAAAATAATGCGTGTTGTGGAAAACCAGCTATTGGAGATTGCTGTCAGTGGCTTTTCTGCTGTTGGTGTTCTCTTGCCCAAGAAGTTCGAACAGCGGATTTCTACGATATCGTGGAGAACAAGTTCTGTCAGAAACAGTCGGCTGAGAGTAACCGGCCTTCAATCTCCCCCTTACCCCATGATGCAGTTCAGTTTATATATAACCAAACATCTCCACTTCAGAGCAGCATTAGCCTACCTATCCTTAGTGCTGATAATTTTATGGAGCCGCCTGTTTTGTCCTCAATACAAAGAGAAGAAGTTACCAACCGAACCATATGA